One Maribacter cobaltidurans genomic window carries:
- the pcaDC gene encoding bifunctional 3-oxoadipate enol-lactonase/4-carboxymuconolactone decarboxylase PcaDC, giving the protein MKTNYKIQGTPNSPVLMFSNSLGADLTMWDDLVPHLLPYFRVLQYDTRGHGQSELTDGPYTIEMLGKDVIDLLDQLKIDKVYFCGLSMGGMIGQYLGIHHPNRLHKLIISNTDAKIGTAEGWKDRIKTINEQGMQAIVDGTMEKWFTKAFHSTHPYRIAEMREIFLANRIVGYTACCAALGAADFREDIKKISVETLIITGDEDEVTNVEQAKALQKEIAGAQLKVFNARHLPSTELPAYYAETLIDFIVGEDGFDRGMHVRRTVLGSAHVDRANGNKNEFNTDFQEFISQYAWGEIWTRPGLSKHTRSLITLSMLVPLNKKAEFKMHVRAAFNNGVTIAEIKEVILQSGIYCGLPAANDAMHSAEEVFEELGLEYKE; this is encoded by the coding sequence ATGAAGACCAATTATAAGATACAAGGTACGCCCAATAGTCCCGTACTGATGTTCTCCAATTCCTTGGGGGCGGATTTAACGATGTGGGACGATTTGGTGCCGCACCTCTTGCCATATTTTAGGGTGTTACAGTACGATACCCGTGGCCACGGGCAAAGTGAATTGACCGATGGGCCCTATACCATTGAAATGTTGGGTAAGGATGTGATCGACCTTTTGGACCAATTGAAGATTGATAAAGTGTATTTCTGCGGATTGTCCATGGGGGGTATGATAGGTCAGTACCTCGGGATTCACCATCCAAATCGATTGCACAAGTTGATCATCAGCAATACCGATGCTAAAATTGGTACGGCAGAAGGATGGAAGGATCGCATAAAGACCATAAACGAACAAGGCATGCAGGCCATTGTAGATGGCACAATGGAAAAGTGGTTTACCAAGGCATTCCATAGTACGCATCCTTACCGTATTGCGGAAATGAGAGAAATCTTTTTGGCCAATAGGATAGTGGGGTATACGGCATGTTGTGCGGCCTTGGGAGCTGCGGATTTTAGGGAAGACATTAAAAAGATTTCGGTGGAAACCTTAATTATCACGGGCGATGAGGATGAGGTTACCAATGTGGAACAGGCGAAAGCCCTGCAAAAGGAAATTGCAGGCGCGCAACTGAAGGTATTTAACGCCCGGCATTTACCCAGTACCGAATTACCGGCCTACTACGCGGAAACCCTGATCGATTTTATCGTGGGCGAGGATGGTTTTGACCGAGGGATGCACGTTCGCCGTACGGTGTTGGGAAGTGCCCATGTGGACCGCGCGAACGGGAATAAAAACGAATTCAATACCGATTTTCAGGAATTTATATCGCAATACGCTTGGGGAGAGATTTGGACCCGCCCGGGATTATCCAAACACACCCGAAGTCTCATTACCCTTTCCATGCTGGTACCGCTGAATAAAAAGGCGGAGTTTAAGATGCATGTTCGGGCAGCCTTTAACAATGGGGTCACGATAGCCGAAATCAAGGAAGTGATTTTGCAATCGGGTATTTATTGTGGCCTGCCCGCCGCCAACGATGCCATGCATTCGGCAGAGGAGGTTTTTGAGGAACTGGGATTGGAGTATAAGGAATAA